A genomic window from Fibrobacterota bacterium includes:
- a CDS encoding shikimate kinase has product MKSIVLIGMPGSGKSTVGVLLAKQLRRDFVDTDLVIQMETGRALQEILDTDGIPGFLAVEERVILGYVPLGRIVATGGSVVYSEPAMEHLSQNAVVVYLQCQLRSLERRLRNLDSRGVVRRAGQSVEELLLEREPLYQRWAQITIDNSHDDHGHVVGEILRELEAFPIG; this is encoded by the coding sequence ATGAAGTCCATTGTTCTCATCGGCATGCCAGGTTCCGGAAAAAGCACGGTTGGGGTCTTGTTGGCCAAACAGCTGCGCAGGGATTTCGTGGACACCGACCTGGTCATCCAGATGGAGACGGGTCGAGCGCTCCAGGAAATCCTCGATACCGACGGCATTCCTGGCTTTTTGGCCGTGGAAGAGCGCGTCATTCTCGGGTATGTACCGCTTGGCCGGATCGTGGCCACGGGAGGGTCCGTGGTGTATTCGGAGCCTGCCATGGAACACCTCAGCCAAAATGCGGTGGTGGTCTACCTCCAATGCCAGCTCCGATCCTTGGAGCGGAGATTGCGAAACCTCGATTCCCGCGGGGTTGTGCGTCGTGCTGGACAAAGTGTCGAGGAGCTTTTGCTGGAGCGCGAGCCGCTCTATCAGCGATGGGCCCAAATCACCATCGACAACTCCCACGACGACCACGGACATGTGGTTGGAGAAATTCTGCGAGAGCTGGAGGCCTTTCCGATCGGCTGA
- a CDS encoding Gfo/Idh/MocA family oxidoreductase — translation MTEFRWGILGAGHIAGKWASDLAHVPGAKLQAVWARDPAKTRVFQAEHGATRAAADLADLLGRGDLDAVYVASPHGLHHDHVMVCLEAGIPVLCEKAFTLTALEARELIDRAKARRVFLMEALWTGFLPGFRSALALAKSGKMGALLSVEADFGFSAPFAPDRRLWDPAMGGGSLLDIGLYPLFFALSFLGKVERFESRLEIAQNGVDHSFQGAFWHADGGRSSCQSTFQLQTPCEARIRLEAGEIFFPRMFHTPVDVQVLREGKLEILSGTASGNGYQFETVHVQECVRAGLLESPIRPLSDTLELMELLDSIREAP, via the coding sequence ATGACTGAATTCCGATGGGGCATCCTGGGCGCCGGCCACATCGCAGGGAAATGGGCGAGCGATTTGGCCCATGTTCCCGGCGCCAAATTGCAGGCCGTATGGGCACGCGATCCAGCCAAGACTCGGGTGTTCCAAGCGGAACATGGGGCCACCCGAGCCGCCGCGGACCTCGCCGACCTTTTGGGGCGTGGGGATCTGGATGCGGTCTACGTGGCCAGCCCGCATGGGCTCCACCATGATCATGTGATGGTCTGCCTGGAGGCAGGCATTCCCGTTCTTTGCGAAAAAGCCTTCACGCTGACCGCCCTCGAGGCCAGGGAGCTGATCGATCGCGCCAAGGCCCGCCGCGTATTTTTGATGGAAGCTCTTTGGACCGGCTTCCTTCCTGGGTTTCGCTCCGCGCTGGCGTTGGCCAAGTCAGGCAAGATGGGCGCCCTTCTTTCGGTGGAGGCGGACTTCGGGTTTTCCGCTCCGTTCGCACCGGATCGTCGCTTGTGGGACCCCGCCATGGGTGGCGGCTCGCTTCTGGACATCGGATTGTATCCGCTGTTTTTCGCGCTTTCCTTTTTGGGAAAGGTGGAGCGCTTCGAAAGCCGCTTGGAGATTGCCCAGAACGGTGTCGACCATTCGTTCCAAGGCGCGTTTTGGCATGCGGACGGCGGACGTTCTTCCTGCCAGTCCACCTTCCAATTGCAGACCCCATGCGAGGCTCGAATCCGCTTGGAAGCTGGGGAAATCTTCTTTCCCAGAATGTTCCACACCCCGGTGGATGTCCAGGTCCTGCGGGAAGGCAAACTGGAAATCCTGAGCGGAACCGCCTCAGGGAACGGATACCAATTCGAGACGGTTCACGTCCAGGAATGCGTGCGCGCAGGGTTGTTGGAAAGTCCGATCCGACCGCTTTCGGATACCCTCGAACTCATGGAGCTTCTCGACTCCATCCGCGAAGCCCCTTAG
- a CDS encoding TetR/AcrR family transcriptional regulator, with the protein MRIREKIVTKSTEIILRDGYSKTTMDAIASSLGMSKKTLYQVFPSKRDLLKSILATWQKEVESGMEEAVFRHSGPFREKWVTVVEFTASQYGRFGAGFVEDLHKTDPETYVVLDRFRTGLVHKCFRVLAEEGVSAGVFRKEIDPSFLSEVYLAIVQATLNPVTLERLNTTPEKAYREVVSLLLDGISVKST; encoded by the coding sequence GTGCGCATTCGTGAGAAAATCGTCACCAAATCGACCGAAATCATTCTGCGGGATGGGTATTCCAAGACCACGATGGATGCAATCGCCTCCTCGTTGGGGATGAGCAAAAAAACCCTCTACCAGGTTTTTCCCAGCAAGCGGGACCTGCTGAAATCCATTCTGGCGACCTGGCAGAAGGAGGTGGAAAGCGGCATGGAAGAGGCAGTCTTCCGCCACAGCGGACCTTTCCGGGAAAAGTGGGTCACAGTCGTGGAATTCACCGCCAGCCAGTACGGACGCTTCGGAGCGGGATTCGTGGAGGACCTCCACAAGACCGATCCCGAGACGTATGTGGTTTTGGATCGATTCCGCACCGGGCTTGTCCACAAATGTTTCCGCGTGCTGGCCGAGGAAGGCGTTTCCGCTGGTGTGTTCCGCAAGGAGATCGATCCCTCGTTCTTGTCGGAAGTCTACTTGGCCATCGTGCAGGCGACCCTCAATCCGGTGACATTGGAGCGGCTGAACACCACGCCGGAAAAGGCCTATCGCGAGGTGGTCTCGCTTTTGTTGGATGGGATTTCCGTCAAGTCCACCTAA
- a CDS encoding response regulator produces the protein MSSVRILMVEDNEDDAFLVQRHLRHEGLDFQLVRVDSSDAFRKQLQEGAWDIILSDYSLPGFSGIRALEILHSFQNDIPFILVSGAVGEQMAVEAMRAGAQDYILKDNLARLVPVIERELLESRERKSFRIAEQRKRTLEHAFQQVLWGTVAAVGEDFFHSLVQSLARSLGFKAAMVAEYSPDGGSIHILAIHGLHMPSQEYPIEGTLAKHLREVGKLSISRSFFENFLDGKQMMDSGLESIMGVRLDSRTGDPQGLLFVMDDKPLSDPGLADDLLNIFAARAGSELDRLDAEKNRRNMELQLYQSQKLEAVGTLAGGIAHDINNILTSIWGHAQLLEMSIAEGSSRESVDGILKGCRRARDLARRILLFGRKQDVNLLPLQLFDIVQEVNGLLKATIPPNIHIETMMDASIPSILGDAGQLHQVILNLCTNAIYAMTNHGGALKIELTEEKFEGDSFLRLVISDTGEGIPAENLSRIFEPFFTTKPTGQGTGLGLSVVHGIVVNHQGTIDVHSSVGVGTTFELRFPAIETDFVLNDTSSVELLPVMEGKQIMIVDDEETVSEVVRQFLSIIGFEAEVFSDPRLALEAFRKNPLVWEAVVSDLTMPEMTGMDLACEIHRIDPSIPFLLTSGFESEDTTSETMAREISAFLPKPFQLDELEHALRKVISKR, from the coding sequence ATGAGCAGCGTCCGCATCCTGATGGTCGAGGACAACGAAGACGACGCATTTCTTGTCCAGAGACATTTGCGACACGAAGGCCTGGATTTCCAGCTGGTTCGCGTGGATTCCTCCGATGCGTTTCGCAAACAACTTCAGGAAGGTGCTTGGGACATCATCTTGTCCGACTACTCGCTACCGGGGTTTTCCGGAATTCGAGCGCTGGAAATCCTGCATTCCTTCCAAAACGACATTCCCTTCATCCTGGTTTCCGGTGCTGTTGGCGAACAAATGGCCGTGGAGGCGATGCGCGCCGGCGCACAGGACTACATCCTCAAGGACAATCTCGCCCGGCTTGTTCCTGTCATTGAACGCGAATTGCTGGAATCACGCGAACGAAAATCCTTCCGCATCGCCGAGCAGCGCAAACGCACTTTGGAACACGCCTTCCAACAGGTTCTTTGGGGAACCGTGGCTGCGGTGGGAGAAGATTTCTTCCACTCTCTGGTTCAATCGCTTGCAAGATCCCTTGGGTTCAAGGCTGCCATGGTGGCGGAATACTCACCAGATGGCGGATCCATCCACATCCTCGCCATCCACGGCCTGCACATGCCCTCGCAGGAGTATCCCATCGAGGGAACTCTGGCCAAACACCTACGCGAGGTCGGAAAACTTTCCATTTCCCGCTCGTTTTTCGAAAACTTCCTGGATGGCAAGCAAATGATGGATTCCGGATTGGAATCCATCATGGGGGTCAGGCTAGACTCACGTACGGGTGATCCGCAGGGTCTCCTGTTCGTCATGGACGACAAGCCGCTATCGGATCCAGGTCTTGCCGATGACCTTCTCAACATCTTCGCCGCTCGCGCGGGGTCCGAACTGGATCGATTGGATGCAGAAAAGAATCGTCGCAACATGGAGCTGCAGCTCTACCAGAGCCAGAAACTCGAGGCTGTCGGAACATTGGCAGGCGGAATCGCCCACGACATCAACAACATCCTCACATCCATCTGGGGGCACGCGCAGCTGTTGGAGATGTCCATCGCGGAAGGTTCTTCCCGCGAATCCGTCGATGGCATTCTCAAGGGGTGCCGCCGGGCCCGTGATTTGGCTCGCCGCATCCTGTTGTTCGGGCGCAAGCAGGATGTGAATCTTCTTCCTCTGCAGCTCTTCGACATCGTCCAGGAAGTGAACGGGCTTCTGAAGGCGACGATTCCCCCGAACATCCACATCGAAACCATGATGGATGCATCGATTCCTTCCATCCTGGGCGACGCCGGACAACTTCACCAGGTGATTTTGAATCTGTGCACCAATGCCATCTACGCCATGACCAACCATGGTGGAGCCTTGAAGATCGAACTGACGGAAGAAAAATTCGAAGGGGATTCTTTTCTCCGTCTGGTCATCTCGGATACCGGAGAGGGCATCCCTGCCGAAAATCTCTCCCGCATCTTCGAGCCGTTTTTCACGACGAAACCCACTGGTCAAGGGACCGGCTTGGGACTTTCGGTGGTGCACGGAATCGTGGTCAACCACCAGGGCACCATCGATGTCCACAGCTCCGTTGGCGTCGGAACGACCTTCGAGCTCCGCTTTCCCGCGATCGAAACGGATTTCGTTCTCAACGACACCTCCTCCGTGGAACTCCTGCCCGTCATGGAAGGAAAACAGATCATGATCGTGGACGACGAAGAAACCGTTTCGGAAGTGGTCAGACAATTTCTTTCCATCATCGGATTCGAAGCCGAGGTGTTTTCCGATCCAAGACTCGCCTTGGAAGCCTTCCGGAAAAATCCGCTCGTCTGGGAAGCGGTCGTTTCCGATCTCACGATGCCCGAGATGACCGGAATGGACCTGGCCTGCGAAATCCATCGGATCGATCCGAGCATTCCGTTTCTGCTGACCAGCGGATTCGAATCGGAAGACACCACCAGCGAAACGATGGCCCGCGAGATTTCCGCCTTCCTCCCCAAGCCATTCCAGCTGGACGAACTCGAACACGCCTTGCGGAAGGTGATCTCCAAGCGATGA
- a CDS encoding pyridoxal phosphate-dependent aminotransferase codes for MRFSRRSDNPAASGSDLALAMEDAKLHGQILYDLSLTDPTGWVERATVERKVLGLLGREEARFYRPDPQGLESARQVLANRYGGHSDQWYLCASTSEAYSLLFQLLLDPGDALAVCRPSYPLLDDLARHQGIRLVDIPLRWHGARWVLDIGVLESRLRQGVRCLALIQPGNPTGWWLSGEELEKLVMLCQRYDCIVVCDEVFADDLHLPGFRSLHLETRIPLFVLGGLSKSLGLPQLKLGWIRCASPDPVWLAQTRERLSRINDSLLSASTPVQLALEELFTLQGALREPLKRRCEENLVHLQDRHPKGWECLPAGGGWCRILRLDGISEEVVCKLLLECGTLVQPGYFFDLPWEAIVVSLLSEPSQFRSGLDALENVLEVLRDLNLN; via the coding sequence ATGAGGTTTTCGCGTCGCTCGGACAATCCCGCCGCATCGGGATCCGATCTTGCGTTGGCAATGGAAGATGCCAAGCTTCACGGACAAATTCTGTATGATCTTTCGCTGACGGATCCCACGGGATGGGTCGAGCGTGCGACAGTCGAGCGCAAGGTGCTTGGGCTGTTGGGACGCGAGGAGGCTCGCTTCTACCGTCCCGATCCACAAGGTCTCGAAAGTGCAAGGCAAGTCCTTGCCAACCGTTACGGTGGGCATTCCGATCAGTGGTATCTGTGCGCCTCCACGAGCGAAGCCTACAGTCTTTTGTTCCAACTGCTACTGGATCCGGGCGATGCGCTGGCCGTTTGTCGGCCCAGCTATCCACTTCTGGATGACCTCGCTCGCCACCAAGGGATCCGTTTGGTGGATATACCGCTTCGATGGCATGGAGCGCGTTGGGTTCTGGACATCGGCGTGCTGGAATCCAGATTGCGCCAGGGAGTTCGCTGCCTGGCCTTGATCCAACCGGGAAATCCCACGGGTTGGTGGCTTTCCGGCGAGGAGCTTGAAAAGCTCGTGATGCTCTGCCAGCGTTACGATTGCATCGTGGTTTGCGACGAGGTTTTCGCAGATGACTTGCACCTTCCTGGATTCCGGTCGTTGCACCTGGAAACCAGGATTCCCTTGTTCGTTCTAGGGGGATTGTCCAAATCCTTGGGTTTGCCTCAACTCAAACTGGGTTGGATCCGTTGTGCCTCCCCTGATCCCGTTTGGCTGGCACAGACACGCGAACGGCTTTCCAGGATCAATGACAGCCTTCTTTCCGCTTCCACCCCGGTACAGTTGGCTCTGGAAGAACTGTTCACCCTCCAGGGAGCTCTCAGGGAGCCTTTGAAGCGCCGTTGCGAAGAGAACCTGGTCCATCTTCAAGACCGGCACCCAAAAGGCTGGGAATGCCTTCCAGCAGGTGGTGGATGGTGTCGAATCCTTCGGCTTGATGGAATCTCCGAAGAAGTCGTTTGCAAGCTGCTCTTGGAATGTGGTACGCTGGTTCAACCAGGGTATTTCTTCGATCTGCCCTGGGAAGCGATCGTGGTGTCGCTCCTCTCCGAGCCTTCCCAGTTCCGTTCCGGGTTAGATGCTCTAGAGAATGTTCTAGAAGTCTTAAGAGACTTGAATTTGAACTAG
- the atpD gene encoding F0F1 ATP synthase subunit beta, translated as MSTNILKGKIIQVLGPVVDVAFEDGSLPPILQALVCTNPSISTEPDNLVLEVASHLGDNVVRTIAMDSSDGLSRGLEVRDTGKFIQAPVGDKTLGRVVNVIGQPIDGKGPIGSELSLPIHRKPPVFDRLSTHAEILETGIKVVDLLAPYAKGGKIGLFGGAGVGKTVLIQELINNIAKYHGGYSVFAGVGERTREGTALYGEMEEAGVLGKTALVYGQMNEPPGARARVALTALTIAEYFRDAQHQDVLLFIDNIFRFTQAGSEVSALLGRIPSAVGYQPTLGTEMGELQERITSTKDGSVTSIQAIYVPADDYTDPAPATAFTHLDATTNLSRQISELGIYPAVDPLDSRSRLLSPDVVGEEHYNVARGVQRLLQRYKELQDIIAILGMDELSEEDRLTVNRARKVQRFLSQPFHVAEQFTGMHGKYVKVADTVRSFKEILDGKHDDLSEGAFLYVGTIEEAVEKDKELKSK; from the coding sequence ATGAGCACCAACATTCTCAAGGGCAAGATCATCCAGGTTCTGGGACCCGTCGTCGACGTGGCCTTCGAGGATGGAAGCCTTCCTCCCATCCTGCAAGCCCTGGTCTGCACCAACCCGAGCATATCCACCGAACCGGACAACCTGGTCCTGGAAGTGGCGTCCCACCTGGGCGACAACGTGGTCCGCACCATCGCCATGGACAGCTCCGACGGTCTGTCGCGCGGTCTGGAAGTGCGCGACACCGGCAAGTTCATCCAGGCACCCGTCGGCGATAAGACCCTTGGTCGCGTCGTCAACGTGATCGGCCAACCCATCGACGGCAAGGGTCCGATCGGGTCCGAACTTTCCCTTCCGATCCATCGCAAGCCGCCCGTGTTCGATCGCCTCAGCACCCATGCCGAGATCCTGGAGACCGGCATCAAGGTGGTGGATCTGCTGGCTCCCTACGCGAAGGGTGGAAAGATCGGACTGTTCGGTGGTGCCGGTGTGGGCAAGACTGTGCTCATCCAGGAGCTGATCAACAACATCGCCAAATACCACGGCGGATATTCCGTGTTCGCGGGCGTGGGGGAACGCACCCGCGAAGGCACCGCGCTCTACGGCGAGATGGAAGAAGCCGGCGTTCTGGGCAAGACCGCCTTGGTGTACGGCCAGATGAACGAGCCCCCAGGGGCCCGTGCCCGCGTGGCCCTCACCGCGCTCACCATCGCCGAATACTTCCGCGACGCGCAGCACCAGGACGTCCTGTTGTTCATCGACAACATCTTCCGCTTCACCCAGGCGGGTTCGGAAGTCTCCGCCCTGTTGGGACGAATTCCGTCCGCAGTGGGATACCAGCCCACGCTTGGTACGGAAATGGGCGAACTCCAGGAGCGGATCACCTCCACCAAGGACGGCTCGGTCACTTCGATCCAGGCCATCTACGTGCCCGCCGACGACTACACCGACCCTGCCCCCGCGACCGCGTTCACCCACCTGGACGCGACCACGAACCTGTCTCGACAAATTTCGGAATTGGGCATCTATCCCGCGGTGGATCCGCTGGATTCCCGCTCCCGGCTCCTCTCTCCCGATGTGGTCGGCGAAGAGCACTACAACGTGGCCCGCGGCGTGCAACGCCTGCTCCAGCGTTACAAGGAATTGCAGGACATCATCGCGATCCTTGGCATGGACGAGCTTTCCGAAGAGGATCGCCTCACGGTCAACCGCGCGCGCAAGGTCCAACGTTTCCTGTCCCAACCCTTCCATGTCGCCGAACAGTTCACGGGCATGCATGGCAAGTACGTGAAGGTGGCGGACACCGTTCGTTCCTTCAAGGAAATCCTGGATGGCAAGCACGACGACTTGTCCGAAGGCGCCTTCCTGTATGTCGGGACCATCGAGGAAGCAGTGGAGAAGGACAAGGAGCTGAAGTCCAAGTGA
- the lipA gene encoding lipoyl synthase has protein sequence MTDCLPTTGRKPSWIRSKLPGGPVYAEVRGIVDHHKLHTVCQSAECPNMGECWARGTATFMILGNVCTRACGFCAVATGLPTELDLDEPRRVADAVSLMKLRHCVITSVNRDELKDGGAAVWAETIRRVKAVAPDLTLETLTGDFKGNRDLLLQVLEAKPDIYNHNLETVERMSRAVRPQASYERSLRVLSWARDNGSVTKSGLMLGIGERKPEIAESLKKLRDAGVRILTLGQYLQPAKQYLPVDRWVTPEEFAEWKHFAEDLGFESVASGPMVRSSYHADESARIIPGMEATTLKR, from the coding sequence ATGACAGACTGCCTGCCGACCACCGGACGCAAACCCTCCTGGATCCGCTCGAAGCTGCCCGGAGGACCGGTGTACGCCGAGGTCCGAGGCATTGTCGACCACCACAAGCTCCACACGGTCTGCCAGTCCGCCGAATGCCCCAACATGGGCGAATGCTGGGCCAGAGGCACGGCCACCTTCATGATCCTCGGCAACGTTTGTACCCGTGCCTGCGGATTTTGCGCCGTGGCCACCGGATTGCCCACGGAGCTGGATCTGGATGAACCCCGGCGCGTGGCCGATGCTGTTTCCCTGATGAAATTGCGTCACTGCGTGATCACTTCCGTCAATCGCGACGAACTCAAGGATGGCGGAGCAGCCGTGTGGGCGGAAACCATCCGCCGCGTCAAGGCTGTGGCACCCGATCTGACTCTGGAGACTTTGACGGGAGATTTCAAAGGCAATCGCGACCTGCTCTTGCAGGTTCTGGAGGCGAAGCCGGACATTTACAACCACAATCTGGAAACCGTCGAGCGCATGAGTCGTGCGGTCCGCCCTCAGGCCTCCTACGAGCGATCCCTCCGCGTGCTTTCCTGGGCCAGGGACAACGGGTCGGTGACCAAATCCGGATTGATGCTGGGCATCGGGGAGCGCAAACCTGAAATCGCTGAAAGCCTGAAGAAATTGCGCGACGCCGGCGTGAGGATCCTCACGCTGGGTCAGTACCTCCAGCCAGCCAAGCAGTACCTTCCCGTGGATCGCTGGGTCACCCCGGAAGAATTCGCCGAATGGAAGCACTTCGCAGAGGACCTGGGCTTCGAATCGGTTGCTTCGGGTCCCATGGTGCGCAGTTCCTACCACGCCGATGAATCTGCCAGGATCATCCCCGGGATGGAAGCGACCACGTTGAAGCGCTGA
- the atpC gene encoding ATP synthase F1 subunit epsilon, whose product MRLPTTIVDPEKVAWQGEAEQVVFGIPDGQVGILPGHADAVFAVQPCIVHITLADSTKRQFFLSGGIARVVKGLLTIVADSAETPESIDRIRAEKALDRAKQRLQQSNHTIDYDRARLALMKAVYRLQIGGDSL is encoded by the coding sequence GTGAGGCTCCCAACCACCATCGTCGACCCTGAAAAAGTCGCCTGGCAAGGAGAGGCCGAACAGGTCGTCTTCGGGATTCCCGACGGCCAGGTCGGCATCTTGCCGGGTCACGCGGATGCCGTCTTCGCCGTGCAGCCCTGCATCGTGCACATCACCTTGGCGGATTCCACCAAGAGGCAGTTCTTTCTGTCCGGAGGGATCGCCCGCGTGGTCAAAGGACTTCTCACCATCGTCGCCGATTCCGCGGAAACACCCGAGTCGATCGATCGAATCCGCGCCGAGAAGGCCCTTGATCGCGCCAAACAGCGCTTGCAGCAATCCAACCACACGATCGATTACGACCGTGCACGACTAGCCTTGATGAAGGCTGTCTACAGACTCCAGATCGGTGGAGACTCTCTGTAG
- a CDS encoding PAS domain S-box protein, with protein sequence MDDDVEVLQGLVAALSVDFFPVRPALGGAQAMEAIAGQPPELIVSRSRMPDLDGFEICRRVKANPSTKDIPILLTSQVIDPLERLQGFHAGVVDFLQQPFLPQELLARVRLHLESTRLLRHTGLAASPLTVSPPPNEVLWPPFPDSERNPTSSEQSLRGMIHELGIFNKVLLDTTKGLILVLDLDGCIVQFNHACEVATGWREEEILGADYVKRFLPAPQHEEFRRIFRDLCQQKIPSNRESECLRRDGTTIWVSWANSVILDESGRVKFIVKTGMDRSEQRKSEREIIELNANLEKRVAERTSELQLANQELESFSYSVSHDLRAPLRSIDGYAKALEEDFHEILPNDAKSHLHRIRTASHHMGSLIDDLLELSRSIRSPLHRAWVNLSTIATEILDSLKATDPARVCKLDVHPSLASWSDPVLTRVLLQNLLDNAWKYTSTTTNPSISLYPAQIDGCEWIVVEDNGVGFDMEYAPRLFKTFQRLHTNSQFPGTGVGLATVKRIVQRHGGAIFGQGFPNRGAIFKFNLGGQGFKPS encoded by the coding sequence GTGGATGATGACGTGGAGGTCCTGCAAGGATTGGTCGCCGCTCTGTCTGTCGATTTTTTTCCCGTACGACCTGCTTTGGGTGGCGCCCAAGCCATGGAAGCCATCGCAGGCCAACCTCCGGAGCTGATCGTCTCGCGCTCGCGCATGCCCGACCTGGACGGTTTCGAGATTTGTCGACGCGTCAAAGCGAATCCTTCCACCAAGGACATCCCGATCCTCCTGACCAGCCAAGTCATCGACCCGCTGGAAAGACTCCAGGGATTCCATGCGGGTGTCGTCGATTTCCTGCAACAGCCGTTCCTGCCCCAAGAGCTTCTCGCCCGCGTTCGACTGCATCTGGAGTCCACCAGACTCCTCCGCCACACCGGCTTGGCTGCCTCCCCCTTGACCGTTTCTCCACCTCCCAACGAAGTCCTTTGGCCACCATTCCCGGACTCCGAGCGGAATCCAACCTCCTCCGAGCAATCCCTCCGCGGGATGATCCATGAATTGGGAATCTTCAACAAGGTCTTGCTCGACACGACCAAAGGCCTGATCCTGGTCCTGGATTTGGACGGCTGCATCGTGCAGTTCAACCACGCCTGCGAAGTGGCGACAGGTTGGCGAGAAGAGGAGATCCTCGGTGCAGATTATGTCAAACGCTTCCTTCCGGCTCCCCAACACGAGGAGTTCCGCCGCATTTTCCGGGATTTGTGCCAACAGAAAATCCCCTCCAACCGCGAAAGCGAATGTCTGCGCCGGGATGGCACCACCATATGGGTCTCCTGGGCGAATTCCGTGATCCTGGATGAATCCGGTCGGGTCAAATTCATCGTCAAAACCGGCATGGATCGGTCGGAACAAAGAAAATCCGAGCGCGAAATCATCGAGCTGAATGCGAATTTGGAAAAGCGAGTGGCCGAACGGACCAGTGAACTCCAATTGGCCAACCAGGAGCTCGAATCCTTCTCCTATTCCGTCTCGCACGATCTGCGGGCTCCGTTGCGAAGCATCGATGGTTACGCGAAAGCCCTGGAGGAGGATTTCCACGAGATCCTCCCCAACGATGCGAAGTCCCATCTCCACCGCATTCGGACCGCCAGCCATCACATGGGCAGTCTGATCGACGATCTTCTGGAGCTTTCCCGGTCCATTCGCTCCCCATTGCACCGCGCTTGGGTCAACCTGTCGACGATCGCCACGGAAATTCTGGATTCGCTCAAAGCCACGGATCCAGCCCGAGTGTGCAAGCTCGACGTGCACCCTTCGCTGGCGTCCTGGTCCGATCCAGTCCTGACCCGGGTCCTATTGCAAAACCTTCTGGACAACGCATGGAAATACACGTCCACCACGACCAATCCTTCCATCTCCTTGTATCCCGCACAAATCGATGGTTGCGAATGGATCGTCGTCGAAGACAACGGAGTAGGGTTCGATATGGAGTACGCCCCAAGGCTGTTCAAAACGTTCCAGAGGCTTCACACCAACTCGCAATTCCCCGGCACCGGCGTTGGACTCGCCACCGTCAAGAGGATCGTCCAACGCCATGGTGGAGCCATTTTCGGACAGGGATTTCCAAACCGGGGTGCTATCTTCAAGTTCAACCTCGGCGGCCAAGGATTCAAGCCATCGTGA
- a CDS encoding response regulator transcription factor, translating to MSTPKRILIVEDDLPMAMGLEFNLRAEGFSVEHRADGETGLERALEGGLDLVVLDMLLPGISGLDVLDGIRQVDLRTPILILSATASSDSVVQGLQKGADDYLTKPFELEVLLARIRSLMRARDWLTTPLREQRSEQVQLGTRVVDFRTSQVSGPKGKADLSFKEAQLLRHLMEASGRTVTRDELLREVWGYSDGIQTRTIDNFVVALRKKIEDDPKHPLHIQTVPGEGYRFHD from the coding sequence GTGAGCACTCCCAAGCGGATCCTGATCGTGGAGGACGACCTGCCCATGGCCATGGGGTTGGAATTCAACCTGCGCGCGGAAGGCTTTTCCGTGGAACACCGCGCCGACGGCGAAACCGGCCTGGAAAGGGCTCTCGAAGGGGGATTGGACCTCGTGGTGCTGGACATGCTCCTGCCCGGAATCTCGGGATTGGACGTGTTGGACGGAATCCGTCAAGTAGATCTGCGTACCCCCATCCTGATCCTTTCGGCCACCGCGAGCTCGGATTCCGTGGTGCAGGGTCTGCAGAAGGGTGCCGACGACTACCTGACCAAACCCTTCGAGCTGGAAGTCCTGCTGGCCAGGATCAGGAGCCTGATGCGCGCCCGCGACTGGCTGACCACGCCGTTGCGGGAACAGCGCTCCGAGCAAGTCCAGCTGGGGACCCGTGTGGTGGATTTTCGAACCAGCCAGGTTTCCGGCCCAAAAGGCAAAGCCGACCTTTCCTTCAAGGAGGCCCAGCTCCTTCGCCATCTGATGGAGGCTTCCGGCCGTACGGTGACCCGAGACGAGCTGTTGCGCGAGGTCTGGGGCTATTCCGATGGCATCCAGACCCGCACCATCGACAACTTCGTGGTGGCCCTTCGCAAGAAGATCGAAGACGACCCCAAACATCCGCTCCATATCCAGACCGTTCCCGGCGAAGGATACCGGTTCCATGACTGA
- a CDS encoding response regulator, whose translation MDSRPILLVEDNPDDVLLTRRAFRKMGIPNEIVAVSDGVAAIEALSVSPFDKSLPALVLLDLKLPKVDGIEVLRKIREVARTRIIRVVVLTSSREEKDILRCAELGANSYIRKPIDFDEFLRAVQKISDYWLTLDESIQEITP comes from the coding sequence ATGGACTCACGACCTATTTTGCTGGTCGAGGACAATCCTGACGATGTCCTTCTGACACGCAGGGCATTTCGAAAAATGGGTATCCCCAACGAAATCGTTGCGGTTTCCGACGGCGTCGCGGCCATCGAAGCGTTGTCCGTCTCCCCATTCGACAAGTCCCTTCCCGCACTGGTGCTGTTGGATTTGAAGCTGCCCAAGGTCGACGGCATCGAAGTGCTTCGCAAGATCCGGGAAGTTGCCAGGACCAGAATCATTCGGGTCGTGGTTCTGACCTCCTCGCGTGAAGAAAAGGACATTCTCCGTTGCGCGGAGCTTGGCGCCAATTCCTACATCCGCAAACCGATCGATTTCGATGAATTCCTTCGCGCCGTTCAAAAGATCTCCGACTACTGGCTGACTCTCGACGAATCCATCCAGGAAATCACTCCATGA